The DNA region GctctaatttataataatttgatTATTGATCTCACTGTTCATGTCCTGTCTCCACCACTAGGCATCACCCATCGGGTGAGCCTGGTCCATCTTGCCCTTTGCCGCATTCCCCAACGCCTAAGGAGCACATATGTATCAATGAATGAGGGAGTGAATGACGAGAGCAAAGGAAGGTGCTGAGAGGTGAGTAGCACCCGAGCCATTCCATGCAGATCGCCGTACCAGGTTCCTTCATCAATACAAGGCAGTCCCATCCCTGACCCACGGCGTGGAACACAAGGAGAGGCCAGTGGCTGggatccaggaggcagccagatcTGCCCTTTCACCTCTGACTGACACCTGTCATCGAAACCTCTCTTTCTCTGCCGGGTGACCACCAGCGAGACAGACGGAACCACAGGAGAGCTGGCGGGAAACACGCGCAGGCCAACGCAACAGACGCAATCATTTAATCAGCGGTCAGGTACTCATCCGGGATGCGAACGCCGGCCATACACCAACAGCAGCACGGAGTGCTGATCCGATGCCTTCTCCTCGAAGGGCACCGCCCAGTCCGCGGGCTCTCGGCCCCGCCCTCAGGGAGCACAGTCAcagtcccatttcacagatggaaacAACGCACCCGTGGCTGGCGGGCtggggaccagggctgggcagcaggctgaTGCCTGGCTTCCAGGGGCTCTGTCTCCATCCTCCCCGTCGGACCATCCGCATCTGAGCAAGGGAAACAGGCTCAGAACTGTCATCAGTTTGCTCGGGGCAGCTGGATGAGAGCTGTCCCCGAGAGAGGTAGCTGGCAATGGCGAGGGCCAGGGCTTGCGTGGCCCAGGGGGGCCTGGTCAGGCCTCTGAGGTGCAACTGGTCGGCAGGACTCCCTTCGCCACCCGGTGCTGTTCTCCTGGGCAGGAACCTGGCACCTGCCTGCACCCAtccacagagctggagctggagccgcaGCGGAAGGCCAGGAGCCCGCAGGAGGGCCCGGGGTCCTGCAGGAAGAGGGCCAGCCTCTGGGCCACGGCGTCCagctcggcggcggcggcgtgcTGCAGGAGGTTGCCGCTGCGCACGAAAAAGTGCTTCAGGAAACGCTGGCGCACGCACTTGTGCAGCTTCCTCGCCAGGCGCAGGAGCCCTTTGCTGAAGGCCCGCCAGTCCTGGGCGTGGGGGTACTTCTCGCAAGTCCAGAAGAGCACTGTCTGCGGAGGGAGGGGGGGCGTCAGACGCGTGGGCCCCTGAGGAGGGCGTCCTCGGGGACCCCGAGCTCACGTGACCCTGGGGCCAGCTGCTTCTGCCCCGAATTCCGGATCCCCACCCTCAGCGGGTTCCCAGCCTTGCCCGTCTCCTATGCCTGCCTCTCCGTTCAGGCCTTCGCTCCCCACGAACACATCCAGGGATCACAGCTCTCCCcgcccctctgcctctgccctgcagGGAGAGCAGAAACCCTCGGGCCCAGACTTCGGcatcctcctctctgcccctccgCTCCTCCCAGCCGGCCGAATCCCTCTCCTTCCGGAAACTGTATGTGACGGATCTCCCGCTTCCTTGCTGGCTTTTAAAAGGATCTCCTGCTCCCGCCGATCCCACCTCTCCTCCTGCCCTAACTCTCCCCTGCAGATCAGGTTTCTCCGATCGTCCCGTCTCTGTCTTCATTTTCTCTGCACCATTCCCTGCCTCAGTCCCTCCGGCTGGACTCTCCCACCATCAGTCCCCACAAGCTGCTCTCCTCCAGGCCCAGTGACCTGCACACGGCTGAACCTCGCAGGCCTCTTCCAGCCCTCGCTTCACCCGACCAGCCGGCAGATCCTCTCCGCCACACCCTCCCCTGGGGTTATTCCTCACGTGGCTTCCAGGCCACCACACCCTCGGGTTTCTCCCAGCACCGCAGCTACTCCTCGGCAGGCTTCTCCTCCTTAAGCATGGCGTTCCCCAGCGCCAGGCCCTCCTCTCTATCGTCCTTCCACCACAGTGGCTTTCATTTCCACGAGACACAGGTGACTCCCAATTCTCTCTAAAGCCCAGACTGCTCCACTGACTTCTTTACCTGGTATTTCTTGCAAATCTGAAAGTCATCTTTCAACATGTCCCAGCTGAGCTCACGGCCTTCCCCCCTACCTGGTCTGCCTCCAGAGCTGCTCATCCAGCCAGTCATGCAAGTCACTGACCTGGGGTCACCCCCGCCCTCGCCAACCCCAGGCAAGTCCTGCCGATCCTGCTGCCGACGCAGGTCTCAAGTCCACCCACGTATCTCATCTGCGGCCGTCCTCTTCGCCACATCGCGCCCAGACCTGCGCAACAGCCTTCCCACCTGTCGCCAGGCACACGGAAGCCAACGTGGTCTTTTTGAAATATAAGGGCCTCCAAGTCTTCCCATTGCTTCAgctaaaaatataaacctttacATAGTCTGGCTCACAAGGTTTGGTCCAACCTGCCTTTCCAGCCTCGTCTGGCCCTGCATGCTCCTGAGCTTCTCCTTCTAGCCACACTGCCCtcggttctttttttaaaatatatttgtattgatttcagagaggggaggagagggagagagagagaaacattgatgatgagggagaatcattgattggctgtctcctgcacactccccactgggaatcgaaccctgacctcctggttcctaggtggacgcgcaaccactgagccacaccattggGCAACACTGGCCTCATTTCATGCGCTCTTCTCCCTCAGGGCTTTTCACACCCTACTTTCTACTTCAGCTTGGAGCACACCTACCTGCCCTCCCGTTTCCCAGGAAACTCATTCATCACATCCAATTGCCCTTTGACACCCATTAGACGCCCTCTTTGTCACTTATTTCTCATAAGCAGCAATGAGCCCAGTAGCCCTCATGTTCCTACGTGCCATGGGGTCCCTACTGGGCTGTGACCTCCCTGGGACAGAGGACTATACCTGCTTTTAGTCACTGTTGTGTCAATTCAGTCTAGACTAAAAAGTAAAAGAACAGTTTTAGGGTCACGGCAAGATACTGACTACGTTTCGACTTAGATTAAATTGTTTGGCGCAAACGAGTTGGAGGTCATCTCATGCTGGTCAAGATAACCGGGGTACGAAAGACAGGGCGCATTCCTCTCCTGTCGTTGACCTTTCACCTCCCCAGGCAAACCGAGGCGAGGGAGCCCATGATAGTCCAGGCCCCGTGCCTCTGAGTGGGTCTTAGGAATAAACAAGCCAGTGGAAGGTGAGCTCTGGCTTCCCGCTTCGGGGGAGAGCCTGTTGGGGGGAGGGCCAGGCTTCAGGTGAGGTGAGCATGACGGGCTCTTCTGCACGATCTCTTCCACGTTTCCCAGCCGGACACCCTGCAATGGTCCTGCACGCTCGAGCCCTCCTCGGGGACAACCCACACCGCCGCCAGCCGTGGCCATCGCATTGCCCGCTGAccaagggggcaggctgggggacAAGGCAGCTGCTCCTCTCATCCCACCCTTCCAACACCTGACTCCCTTTTAACGCCCCTTCCTGAGTGCGCGCAGTGTTGCTGTGCTctgtgggtgggaagggagggcGGAAGCAGAAACCCTTGAAGGAGTTGCTCTAagactctagatcagcggttctcaacctgggggtcgccaacctgggggtcgaacgaccctttcacaggggtcgcctaagaccatcagaaaacacatatataattacatgttgtttttgtgattaatcactatgctttaattatgttcaacttgtaacaatgaaaatacatcctgcatatcagatatttacatgacgattcataacagtagcaaaattacagttatgaagtagcaacgaaaataattttatggttgggggtcaccacaacatgaggaactgtattccagggtcgtggcattaggagggttgagaaccatagtgattaatcacaaaaacaatatgtaattacatatgtgttttcagatggtcttaggcgacccctgtgaaagggtcgtttgatccccaaaggggtcgcgacccacaggttgagaaccgctgctctagatgcttAGAAGCTACTGGGATGAAAGTAGTCCGTGGGTGGGATGCAGTTTTGAGAGCAGTCACGGCACCCTCGTCAATCTTGCCTTAAATATTCATGCCACTTCAAGTGTCTCTATCCATCTTAATTGTGGAGCAATGCCATTGGGATCAAGATGATGAGGTTTTGCTCTGAGACAGACTGGAGTTTGCGTCTCAGCTCTACCTCTTCCCAGTGGAGAAAGACAAGCAAGAGAGAAGGTCAGGCCACAGGCAGCacgcgcccctcccccagcacaggtgtGTGCTTTCAGGGGCATGTGCCCGAGAACATGTTAAGAATGTAGACACTAGAGGGAAAGGTCCCAGACATGAAGAGACTCTCAGCCAGACCGAGGAGGACAGATCACCAGAGAAGATAAGAAGGCGGAGCAAAGGCCAGTGGTtttgggaggggctgtggggaagCTGAACAAGATGTGGCATCACTCATGCACTCTGCCAACCAATGTCTACCAAGCAACTACTGGGTGCACAGCGCTGGGCGAGACAGGGGCTCAGGAGTGAGTAAGACCAACATGGTATCGTTGTCCATTGAGGGAGAGGAGGCACAGGTAGGAGCGTGCAGGGAGGACACCACATAGACCTGTGCTCCCGGGTAGGGCTCAGGGAGAAGCCTGGGCTCCCAGCGGAACTagcggggctggggctgtgctGCCCGTCAGAGTCACACACCTCCCGCCCCGAGTGAGCTGCACACGGTGCGACCTGAGCGTCCAGTTCACCGTGTGCGGTCGGAAATTTGGGAAAGAGGAGCGGAAGAGGGTAATCAAAGGCCACTCTCCAGGAGGGGCGCCCTGGTTCCCGGAGCAGCATTCTTCCTCTCCCTGGGGCTCCCTGCATCACGTGATTCCAGCTGCAGAGCTGCCTGATCAACACCCTTCCCCGCTGCTAGCCCGGGAGCCGAGAGCAGCGCATGTCTGTGTTTGCTCCCCAGGTACCTCCAGGTGCGGGGCAGGTGTCTGGCTTGTAGTCATCTCAGCACacatttgctgagtgagtgagtgaaggtGGGCGTGAAGGTGCAATGttgggtttggggggaggggaggcaggtgctGGCAGAGTGACGGGAAACCATGCCCGATGCTGGAACCCGGAAGTTCGGGTCCTGGTCTCACCTGATCACACCCTGGTTTCCTCCTCTGCAcggagcgtgtgtgtgtgcgtgagtggcTGCACCTGGTCTGAGTGGGGACTAAGTCAGGACACGAGGAAAACGGGACTTTATCTGAGGTTTGAGCAGCTCGCACGATTTCCCCAGACAGAAGACCTCTCGCGTGCAGCGGCCACGTGTTGCAATTCAGTCCTAACGCTCAGCGGGGTTTCTGGCGCACAGTGGGCACTTGTGGTGGTTTGTTGAGTGAaataaaaggaggagagagagatagaaagagacagagggaaaagaggaaaggcacaaagaaagaaaagggaaggaggggggggggaagggagggagaggcggaGGAAATGGTACCCTGGCCAGGGGAGTTGTGGGCACACTTACagctggtttctctctctccatgagTGACCCTTTGTGGTATGGCAAGTGGGGGCACTGGACGCCCATCCGAATGCATCACATGcatcactcacacacatacacacacacaggcccagtCCAcgtggccaggccaggccctacCAGACGCAGAGGGGACCCACCCCGGTCGCCCCGGCCGCACGCTCACCTGCAGGTGGTGGGACGTGATCACAGGCCTCCGCCCTGGACACCAGACGTCCTCCTTCATCTGCCGCAGGGCCTGGAAGCAGCGCCGGCGGCAGCCCCCGTCCTCGTCCAGGTGCTCCAGCAGCACCCGCTCGGCCTGCAGGAAGCTCAGCTGCCAGTGATAATGCCAACGGGCCAACAGGGAGAACCCAAACgactggaggaagaggagaacgCGGGAACGTGAGAAGGACGCTGGCcggaggagaaaggaggagaaagcCATCTCTGCAGCACCCACTGGTctgggggccagccccagggTAGGCGAGCACCCCTTGTGGACACAGTGGGAGCCTCCGGGCCCGCCCCTCGCACGTGGGCAGTTAATGGCAGAAGCTGCGCTCACTTCCTCTGGGAGGGGTTCTCTGATGGGAACCTGCACCAGAATCACCTGGCGGCTTGTTAAAACCCGGAGGCGGGGCCTGCCCACCCAGCCTCGTTTCCGGAGATCAGAGGGGGCGCGAGAACCTGCATGTCTAACAGGTCCTCAGGtgccgctccccgctccccgctccccagtgtggggccccCACTGGAGAACCGCGGGTCTGGGGAAACCTGTTTTCTTTGGGAAGCTGGCGGCTGTGAGGGCTGTGCGCGGCCAGGGGGCCCGCTCACCCGTACCTTGACGCACTTCGCCCTGTCGGAGGAGGGCCAGCGTGACAGACACCGAGGCCACGGGGCTTTCTTGGACCAGGCGGTGGGGATCTCCACTTCGGGGGCCAGCTCGATCTCCACCTGCCCTTTGGATGTTTCCATGGCAACATGGACTGTGATGCCGGTGGTGAGCACGCTGACCTTTCCTGGTGGGAGATGACGGACGGGCTCAGTAAAAGCATTCAAAGAGGGAGTCTGGGAGCAGCGACTCTGACCAGCGCCCGCAGCCGGCCGGGCCATTTCCACGGTGTCAATGGCGCACCCAGGGGGGCGCGGTTTATAGCAAAACTAGACAATGAGCCGAGTAAATATCGACAGAAGCCTTGCTAGGAAAATCGCATGGCTGGTGGGTTTTTCTTgtatctttctcctccctcccccaaggcTGTTATGGTACCTTCTCTTTGAAATTAATGGATTCTTTTCAGGAGGCTCAACTGAAAGAGACGCTGAATACAAACAAAAGGTAGAGTATTTGCTGCTGTAAGATGAAATCCGACCATTCTTCCACATCCCCCTCA from Myotis daubentonii chromosome 18, mMyoDau2.1, whole genome shotgun sequence includes:
- the MAB21L3 gene encoding protein mab-21-like 3 isoform X1 is translated as MEPPLGTQQGAMQPLVADNFEACLLDKVDQRRQRVSQMVEEVQKVVYHLTTEISNQDIRFQAIPYSLMYNGNITVLSPSQFLVTVPVRGLSGYREAREQRWRYYTLQGARLTCPQRSPEGLQQWLEVQQFTKNLWQWHKADVSIEGDIVPAKVLQVFRKLVENAIETCHLSVVWVLPVGPLALSLAAELPAGRAGAAGAPGRGRGLPPALLPGPAADEGGRLVSRAEACDHVPPPADSALLDLREVPPRPGLAGLQQRAPAPGEEAAQVRAPAFPEALFRAQRQPPAARRRRRAGRRGPEAGPLPAGPRALLRAPGLPLRLQLQLCGWVQAGARFLPRRTAPGGEGSPADQLHLRGLTRPPWATQALALAIASYLSRGQLSSSCPEQTDDSSEPVSLAQMRMVRRGGWRQSPWKPGISLLPSPGPQPASHGCVVSICEMGL
- the MAB21L3 gene encoding protein mab-21-like 3 isoform X2 is translated as MEPPLGTQQGAMQPLVADNFEACLLDKVDQRRQRVSQMVEEVQKVVYHLTTEISNQDIRFQAIPYSLMYNGNITVLSPSQFLVTVPVRGLSGYREAREQRWRYYTLQGARLTCPQRSPEGLQQWLEVQQFTKNLWQWHKADVSIEGDIVPAKVLQVFRKLVENAIETCHLSGKVSVLTTGITVHVAMETSKGQVEIELAPEVEIPTAWSKKAPWPRCLSRWPSSDRAKCVKVRSFGFSLLARWHYHWQLSFLQAERVLLEHLDEDGGCRRRCFQALRQMKEDVWCPGRRPVITSHHLQTVLFWTCEKYPHAQDWRAFSKGLLRLARKLHKCVRQRFLKHFFVRSGNLLQHAAAAELDAVAQRLALFLQDPGPSCGLLAFRCGSSSSSVDGCRQVPGSCPGEQHRVAKGVLPTSCTSEA
- the MAB21L3 gene encoding protein mab-21-like 3 isoform X3, which produces MEPPLGTQQGAMQPLVADNFEACLLDKVDQRRQRVSQMVEEVQKVVYHLTTEISNQDIRFQAIPYSLMYNGNITVLSPSQFLVTVPVRGLSGYREAREQRWRYYTLQGARLTCPQRSPEGLQQWLEVQQFTKNLWQWHKADVSIEGDIVPAKVLQVFRKLVENAIETCHLSGKVSVLTTGITVHVAMETSKGQVEIELAPEVEIPTAWSKKAPWPRCLSRWPSSDRAKCVKSFGFSLLARWHYHWQLSFLQAERVLLEHLDEDGGCRRRCFQALRQMKEDVWCPGRRPVITSHHLQTVLFWTCEKYPHAQDWRAFSKGLLRLARKLHKCVRQRFLKHFFVRSGNLLQHAAAAELDAVAQRLALFLQDPGPSCGLLAFRCGSSSSSVDGCRQVPGSCPGEQHRVAKGVLPTSCTSEA